One part of the Aurantibacillus circumpalustris genome encodes these proteins:
- a CDS encoding T9SS type A sorting domain-containing protein, producing the protein MKKIYLSLLSLLTVLNVSAQLTQTNNAPAAGEMYSMYHCDSLTTSPGASGTNALWNFSSIATYSNVINNYSVQAVTTTTYPAANVAMASSIDDVAYLASSTGSLQYFGGNLSAGAVVGTITYTSPAIYATYPMNMSSSAVAATGGSLYIPSLSLSGTFTGNSSVLADGSGTIMLPGSVTLTNTLRVVTSQTLFVVSSLATATITQTNYNYYDNVIKAPVFSISTYTAVLVTPLGNSTTTQTAVRRNKDAVNTSTVNVSIRENSLDNSNFVVFPNPSNSFVNFATNHLEAKFVAIYDITGKLVEKQTLNEGKVKLDVSSYNKGLYLYTVSTNSNRTLKSGKFTVSQ; encoded by the coding sequence ACACAAACGAATAACGCTCCTGCAGCTGGAGAGATGTATTCAATGTATCATTGCGATTCTTTAACGACTAGTCCTGGTGCTTCAGGCACCAATGCATTATGGAATTTTTCTTCCATTGCAACTTATAGCAATGTAATAAATAACTATAGTGTACAGGCAGTGACAACTACTACCTACCCCGCAGCAAATGTCGCAATGGCTTCATCTATAGATGATGTCGCCTATTTAGCCTCAAGTACTGGTTCCTTACAGTATTTTGGTGGGAATTTGTCGGCTGGTGCAGTAGTGGGAACAATTACTTATACTTCTCCAGCTATTTATGCAACCTACCCAATGAACATGAGTAGCAGTGCTGTTGCAGCTACTGGCGGTAGTTTATATATCCCATCACTTTCTTTAAGTGGAACTTTCACCGGAAACAGTAGTGTTTTAGCTGATGGTTCAGGAACAATCATGTTACCTGGTTCTGTAACTTTAACTAATACTTTGAGGGTGGTAACTAGTCAAACTTTATTCGTGGTGTCAAGCTTAGCCACTGCTACCATCACCCAAACGAATTATAACTATTATGATAACGTAATAAAAGCACCTGTTTTTTCAATTTCAACTTATACTGCGGTACTTGTAACGCCATTAGGTAATTCAACCACAACTCAAACAGCAGTGAGGCGTAACAAAGATGCCGTAAACACTTCAACTGTTAACGTTTCAATTAGAGAGAATTCTTTAGATAATTCAAATTTTGTTGTATTTCCTAATCCTTCTAATAGTTTTGTAAATTTCGCAACAAACCATTTGGAGGCAAAATTTGTTGCAATTTATGACATTACAGGTAAGTTGGTTGAAAAACAAACGCTGAATGAAGGAAAGGTAAAGCTAGATGTTTCTTCGTATAACAAAGGACTCTATCTCTATACTGTTTCTACAAATAGTAACAGAACGCTAAAATCTGGTAAGTTTACAGTTAGCCAATAA
- a CDS encoding energy transducer TonB, translated as MSYLINNQQKLNDIIFADRNKAYGAYVLRSSYGNTILKSIFLMLLGVGSMLSIAVYLSNKNKPDENLGGHLFIKDSAFVVEFNVEKKKEPSKHAEKTPIKKEKVEKIESTDYTKIDSTYDAKTTNRNEISVATFTSNTTDENTNSPNDGTGTLTEVVGFGKSDSAIAISDPFQVDSEPQFEGGLKALYRFVSYHLKYPNWASSEGKEGTVFVKFVVDENGKVGRLSLLNTLGFGMDDEAMRVVSLIPKFKSPAKIKGQAVKAYYQLPIRFTFSKY; from the coding sequence ATGAGTTATCTAATCAACAACCAGCAAAAATTAAACGATATAATTTTTGCAGACCGTAACAAAGCTTATGGCGCTTATGTGCTGCGTTCTAGCTACGGAAACACTATTCTTAAATCCATTTTCTTAATGTTATTAGGTGTTGGGTCCATGCTATCTATAGCCGTTTATTTAAGTAATAAAAACAAGCCCGACGAAAATTTAGGCGGTCATCTTTTTATAAAAGACAGTGCTTTTGTGGTTGAATTTAATGTAGAGAAAAAAAAGGAACCTTCAAAGCACGCAGAAAAAACCCCCATCAAAAAAGAAAAAGTCGAGAAAATCGAAAGTACAGATTACACAAAGATTGATTCAACGTATGACGCGAAAACAACAAACAGAAACGAAATAAGCGTTGCTACGTTTACTTCCAACACGACAGACGAAAACACAAATAGTCCCAATGATGGCACTGGCACGCTAACAGAAGTTGTTGGATTTGGCAAGTCAGATAGTGCCATAGCAATTAGCGATCCATTTCAAGTTGACTCAGAACCACAATTTGAAGGAGGATTAAAAGCACTTTATCGATTTGTTTCGTACCATCTTAAATATCCTAACTGGGCTTCAAGTGAAGGAAAAGAAGGAACGGTTTTTGTAAAATTTGTAGTCGACGAAAATGGAAAGGTAGGAAGATTAAGTTTATTAAACACTTTGGGCTTTGGCATGGATGATGAAGCAATGAGAGTTGTTTCTCTCATTCCTAAATTTAAATCGCCGGCAAAAATAAAAGGTCAAGCAGTAAAAGCATATTACCAATTGCCAATCAGGTTCACTTTTAGTAAGTATTAA
- a CDS encoding GatB/YqeY domain-containing protein — MNIEEKVNSEIKTAMLAKDAKRLESLRGIKSVVLLLKTSPEGLTEDSVNKALQKEVKKRKESAEIYKSQNRPDLEEVELFQASVLEEYLPKQMGEAEIKAELVKIVASVGASGPGDLGKVMGAASKVFAGKADNKIVSALVKELLG, encoded by the coding sequence ATGAACATAGAAGAAAAAGTAAACAGCGAAATTAAAACAGCCATGTTGGCAAAGGATGCTAAACGATTAGAAAGTTTACGCGGAATAAAGTCTGTAGTTCTTTTGCTAAAAACCTCCCCTGAAGGTTTAACAGAAGATAGTGTAAATAAGGCTTTGCAAAAGGAAGTAAAAAAAAGAAAAGAATCAGCAGAGATATACAAATCACAAAACCGTCCAGATTTAGAAGAAGTAGAATTATTCCAGGCTTCTGTATTGGAAGAGTATTTGCCTAAACAAATGGGAGAAGCTGAAATTAAAGCAGAGCTTGTAAAAATTGTAGCTTCTGTTGGAGCAAGTGGACCGGGTGATTTAGGTAAAGTAATGGGTGCCGCTTCTAAAGTATTTGCAGGTAAAGCAGATAATAAAATTGTTTCTGCTTTGGTAAAAGAATTGTTGGGGTAA
- a CDS encoding gliding motility-associated C-terminal domain-containing protein — MSRFSLLITSIALLTILCPNFLNSQPNYGFTITATKDICLKASASLIIEAASLDDIRNIAWSSGETNVKQVTGLSAGDYFVKIKTEHLIDSVIITKDTTLYFSISKEMCPVSIDKYFSPNDDNYHDFMGVSNAQYYPNFELIVFNKWGQQVHSQKKEFTPWNGKWNGIDLPDGTYYYVFFYDASQKTNLLKGDVTILR, encoded by the coding sequence ATGTCACGTTTCTCCTTATTAATAACATCCATAGCGCTACTCACAATCCTTTGTCCGAATTTTTTAAATTCACAACCTAACTATGGCTTTACAATAACAGCTACCAAAGACATCTGTTTGAAAGCCAGTGCCTCTTTAATAATTGAAGCTGCTTCTCTGGACGACATTCGTAACATTGCTTGGAGCAGCGGAGAAACAAACGTGAAACAGGTAACTGGGCTTAGTGCCGGTGATTATTTTGTCAAAATTAAAACCGAACACCTCATTGATTCGGTAATTATTACAAAAGATACAACACTTTACTTTTCAATTAGTAAGGAAATGTGTCCCGTAAGTATCGACAAGTACTTTTCACCCAACGACGATAATTATCATGACTTTATGGGAGTTTCTAACGCACAGTATTACCCAAACTTTGAACTAATTGTTTTTAATAAATGGGGGCAACAAGTGCACTCACAGAAAAAAGAGTTTACACCCTGGAATGGTAAGTGGAATGGAATTGATTTGCCTGATGGAACTTATTACTATGTTTTCTTTTACGATGCCTCTCAAAAAACTAACCTTTTAAAAGGAGATGTAACGATTCTCCGATGA